From Firmicutes bacterium CAG:345, the proteins below share one genomic window:
- a CDS encoding uvrABC system protein A (product inferred by homology to UniProt) → MNDKIIIKGARVNNLKNVSLTIPKDKLVVFTGVSGSGKSTLAFDTIYAEGQRRYVESLSSYARMFLGNTEKPDVDSIDGLSPSIAIDQKTVSNNPRSTVGTVTEIYDYLRLLYARIGVAYCPTHHLPIKGLSLSQMANKVLSFPKGTSIYIMAPIIRNEKGTHFDTLKKYIDLGLRRIKIDKNTIQKYTVPPLLEKNQKHTISIAIDHIILGDDEEKEELSRINDSLRVALNNANGYVEIVPENEKGILLSEHQSCPECGFTTPTLEPRLFSFNNPLGCCSECNGLGVKIEADPDLIIPDPSLSINDGAIPFIYKKNDSAMEVADFDILCEKYGIDKDVPVNQLTSKQINAILYGPEEDIDYFFKTKTGSSLHRVINEGVKTKIDRLYLSTNSTWMKKYYHGFMSEKTCTKCHGARLNEQVLAVRIGGLNIDEICHLSFRKMLDFLNNLSLTPNEQKISELVIKEIKNRLNFLINVGLDYLTLARSASTLSGGEAQRIRLATQIGSKLSGVLYVLDEPSIGLHQRDNDRLIQTLKDMRDLGNSMLVVEHDEDTIRAADFIVDVGPNAGDQGGEIVGTGSVQDIINSPRSISGLYLSGKEKIEIPDIRRPGYQKMTIVNARCHNLKNVTVSIPTGAFTCVTGVSGSGKSSLITEVLYKKVRQELGLSVSDIGECDEVKGLKHIDKVINISQDPIGQNSRSNPATYIKVFDDIRTLFASTREAKMHGFDSSYFSFNLNKGRCEACQGEGVKRISMSFLPDVYVECEVCHGKRYSEDVLEVTYKDKNIFDVLDMRVDEALSFFSNIPSIAKKLQTLHNVGLGYIKLGQSSTTLSGGEAQRIKLAYELQRSATGNTLYIMDEPTTGLHIDDIKKLMNVIQQIVNAGNTVVVIEHNLDLIKCADYIVDLGPEGGENGGQVVATGTPEEVAENPNSYTGQYLKKMLTRN, encoded by the coding sequence ATGAACGATAAAATAATAATTAAAGGTGCTAGGGTTAATAACTTAAAAAATGTAAGCTTGACAATCCCAAAGGACAAACTTGTTGTATTTACTGGAGTTTCTGGTTCAGGAAAATCCACTTTAGCTTTTGATACAATTTACGCTGAAGGTCAAAGAAGATATGTAGAATCTTTATCTTCCTATGCTCGTATGTTTTTAGGAAATACAGAAAAACCTGATGTTGATTCTATCGATGGTTTATCACCTTCTATTGCTATCGATCAAAAAACTGTTTCAAATAATCCGCGTTCTACTGTTGGTACTGTAACAGAAATTTATGATTATCTCCGTCTTTTGTATGCTAGAATTGGTGTAGCATATTGTCCTACTCATCATCTTCCTATCAAAGGACTTTCTTTGAGTCAAATGGCGAATAAAGTTTTATCTTTTCCTAAAGGAACTTCTATTTATATTATGGCTCCTATCATCCGCAATGAAAAAGGTACTCATTTTGATACCTTAAAAAAATATATTGACTTGGGCTTAAGAAGAATAAAAATTGATAAAAATACGATTCAAAAATATACTGTTCCTCCACTTCTAGAAAAAAATCAAAAACACACTATTTCTATTGCTATCGACCATATTATTTTAGGCGATGATGAAGAAAAAGAAGAATTGAGCAGAATTAATGATTCTTTAAGAGTTGCTTTAAATAATGCTAATGGTTATGTAGAAATTGTTCCTGAAAATGAAAAAGGAATACTTTTAAGTGAACATCAAAGCTGCCCAGAGTGCGGATTTACTACTCCAACTTTAGAGCCTCGTTTATTCTCATTTAACAATCCTTTAGGATGTTGCAGTGAGTGCAATGGCTTAGGTGTTAAAATCGAAGCTGATCCTGATTTAATTATTCCTGATCCTTCTTTATCAATAAATGATGGTGCTATTCCTTTCATTTATAAGAAAAATGATTCAGCAATGGAAGTGGCTGACTTTGATATACTTTGTGAAAAGTATGGCATCGATAAGGATGTTCCAGTAAATCAGTTAACTTCAAAACAGATAAATGCCATTTTATATGGACCTGAAGAAGATATAGATTATTTCTTTAAAACAAAAACAGGATCATCTTTGCATCGTGTTATCAATGAAGGTGTAAAAACAAAAATAGATAGATTATATTTGAGCACAAATTCAACATGGATGAAAAAATATTACCATGGATTTATGTCTGAAAAAACATGTACAAAATGTCATGGAGCGAGATTAAATGAACAGGTTTTAGCTGTTAGAATTGGTGGATTAAATATTGATGAAATATGCCATTTGTCATTTAGAAAAATGTTGGATTTTTTAAACAATTTAAGTTTGACACCTAATGAACAAAAAATATCTGAATTAGTTATTAAAGAGATAAAAAATCGTTTGAATTTCCTTATTAATGTCGGACTTGATTATTTGACATTAGCTCGTTCTGCTTCGACATTATCTGGTGGTGAAGCGCAAAGAATACGTTTGGCTACACAAATTGGTAGCAAATTATCTGGAGTATTATATGTACTAGATGAACCTTCAATAGGTCTTCATCAAAGGGATAATGATCGTTTGATTCAAACATTAAAAGATATGCGAGATTTAGGCAATTCAATGCTTGTAGTTGAGCATGATGAAGATACTATTAGAGCAGCTGACTTTATAGTAGATGTTGGTCCTAATGCTGGTGATCAAGGTGGAGAAATCGTTGGAACTGGGTCAGTGCAAGACATTATCAATTCACCAAGATCAATATCTGGCCTTTATTTATCAGGAAAAGAAAAAATAGAAATACCAGACATTAGAAGACCAGGATATCAAAAGATGACTATTGTCAATGCAAGATGTCATAATTTAAAAAATGTTACTGTTTCTATTCCTACTGGAGCTTTTACTTGTGTTACCGGCGTTTCTGGATCTGGTAAATCTTCTTTAATAACTGAAGTTTTATATAAAAAAGTTCGACAAGAATTAGGCCTTTCAGTTTCTGATATCGGCGAATGCGATGAAGTTAAAGGACTTAAACACATAGATAAAGTAATTAATATTTCTCAAGATCCTATTGGACAAAACTCACGAAGCAATCCGGCAACATATATTAAAGTTTTTGATGATATCAGAACTTTATTTGCTTCGACACGTGAAGCAAAAATGCATGGATTTGATTCTTCATATTTTTCTTTTAATTTAAATAAAGGTCGTTGCGAAGCTTGTCAAGGTGAAGGTGTTAAACGTATTTCAATGTCTTTTTTACCTGATGTTTATGTTGAATGTGAAGTTTGCCATGGAAAGCGTTATAGCGAAGATGTATTGGAAGTTACATATAAAGATAAAAATATCTTTGATGTTTTGGACATGAGAGTTGATGAGGCCTTATCGTTTTTCTCTAATATCCCTAGCATAGCTAAAAAATTACAAACTTTGCATAATGTTGGATTAGGGTATATTAAACTTGGACAAAGTAGTACTACACTTTCTGGCGGTGAAGCTCAAAGAATTAAGCTTGCCTATGAACTTCAAAGATCAGCTACAGGAAATACTTTGTATATTATGGATGAACCGACAACAGGATTGCATATTGATGATATTAAAAAGTTGATGAATGTTATTCAACAAATCGTCAATGCGGGAAATACAGTTGTTGTAATAGAACACAACCTTGATCTTATTAAGTGTGCTGACTATATTGTTGATTTGGGGCCTGAAGGTGGTGAAAATGGTGGACAAGTTGTTGCTACTGGCACCCCTGAAGAAGTGGCTGAAAATCCAAATTCTTACACAGGACAATATTTAAAAAAGATGTTGACTAGAAATTAA